The DNA segment TTTCGCTTTTGTTAGGCTGAAGAAACCTTTATTACCACTATTAGTTCATGAAATGTTTTAACAGAGTCTCTTAAGTATTGAAAACGCTCCCCTATATAATTTTTAAACAACTTACACAAAAGGTTATACAAATACCCCCAACTTTATAGTTGCTATCTTTCTAATAGTGAACTTTAACCCGTATTTTGATTCAATGTCCACTTGGTTTATGAGTACAAAGGGACACATTTTAATGTCTAAAATTCTAAATGTACAAACACATAAAAAAGGTTTGGCATCCAACGTGTTTGTGGTGATTTAATGCACTACTCCTTGTACAACATTAGCCATTGCAAACACCAcattttctttctcttctttatCCTTCCAATATGCACCTATTCAAGAACATAAACATGTATAATAACTTCCAAAAGTTAACTAATCGATACGAATTGAAGACAAACTAACTAAAATACGAAGACACTTACCATgttcaaaacatcaaatttgaAAGACAAAACGTATCTAAATGAAAATCACAAACATTAAACAAAAACATCATATTGTACTCGAAATAAATCATcgacaaaaacaaaacaaaatataataCTTTAATTTTTTGAGGGTTTGTTTAATTTTTGAGGGTTTTTTATACAAGCGCTAAAGTGGAAAAAATGCATTTAAGTTAGGGAGTTGAAATGGGTTTTAGGTTGGGTCAAAAGATTTAACTTCTCAAGTGGGATTTTAAGTTCCGTTGCAATGTTTTTGGGTTGGGTCAAAAGACTTTAGCCCAATATTTGAGATTGTTCTTGCGAGTGGTTTCAACTTTAAAGGATGTGGATATGTGAATTTTCGAGATTAGATTGTACGAAATATAGGTGAAAAAAACGGGTATAAAATATTACCTAAAAAGGCCCCGAAGACCGAGACCAGGTATTAATAACCCGGTTACTCCCTATCAGGTTTCATACACGATCACTTTCTCACCAAATCCTAGTCGCATACCCATCCTGGGTATTGTCATACCCAATTTTTGATCCTATCAACCATACCCGTACCCAGTTTCAACTTAGAACCAAGTATGGCCCAATATCTGATTTGTGCATCTCTAGTATAAAACCAAGTTAGAAATGAATTGGATTGGGTTGGCTTCGTGACAAATCGTCCATGTGTAGGTTTAGACTTTAGAGCCACCTTGAACTTGAAAAGTGGCATATCTGGACCCAAGTGGTAAACATCGCTAACAAAAGGATTGCGGGTTATATTCTATCCAATACACAAAAATTTTCGCATGTTATTTACATATTCAACAATCGAGGCACACCGATTCATCACACATTTTTAAATATTAACTCTTAAAAAATCAAGGGTCCACTAACAATCTCAGGGAAACCGAATAGAAACTCTGGAACCATGATTGTGTTCACAAAAGTCACCACGACCATGGACAAGTTAAGTGGTTAGATTTTGTGATTTCTGTTTCATTCATTCCTTTGGTTAAGGGGTCGATGTGGTACACACTCTAGGATGTTGATAAGTTTTTAAGGACATGACTACATGCCTAAATCATGTTAAGTTCATAGTTGGGTGGGTAGTCCTTATTTTATAATGATTATACTACTAGTGAATAGTGATGCATGTGTCGGTTTTGGGCTTCAAAACAAATGGGTTTCTAAAAACCATTTGGTTTCAGTTTTTTTGATTTTCGGTTTTCACGAACGGttcgtttcttttttttttttttttttttggctttgcCGGTGCTTGGGCTCCAAAAAGTTTTGGGTGAAAAAATTGGTTTTATATTCTTATTATGTGAACCCACCTctgaaaaaaataatatttaatgaTGGACAACCGACGTTAAATATTAACTACCCGTAATAGAAAAGTCATTTGGTCCGTCAGTATGTACATGTATGGATGTACAAATGGGTGTATGTATGTACAAATGTACGTGACTAGCTAGCCACATTGTACCTAAAGGGATCAAATGACCCACTCGTAAATTTCTTAATAAACTAATCACCTTTGTTGGACTTTTATGATAACCTGGTAAGACTCCACTAGGATATAATTATGAACCTACTAGTTacaattagaaaaaaaaaaaacaaaaaaaaacaatttatcttttcttatttttattgaaactaaaagtgggtaccggtaccgaatatacctggtacgatACGGTACctgtatttgagggtaaaaaccggtaaatacagGTACCAAACCGGTActgaaaatgtcaaaagtcaGTACCGAATCGATACCGAAAATGTACCCGTTTTGGTAAATTAGGTACCgttacccggtaccatttgctcatccgtAGGTGATTTTACTATTCATTAAGttgtaattttaatatataggtaatagGTAATGAAATGTAATTGATAAAACTTCCTGAACTCGTTTCTCAGATTCCTATCTCAAAAAGACGTTTTAACACCTGGAAAAtgttattttctgaacttgtcTTTCAAAAACGATTcttgttaactagaagggtaactcagtcattttatatgtaattctgttaactagaagggcaattcggccatataaatgaccgaattgccttctcgttaacagaaataatggataaAGTTAATCCAGTAGACTAAAATGGTAATGGTGAAACTTTTTTTTGGACCTACAGGTAAAAAATGAAATATTTTAACTAAACTGATAAAATAATCAAACCAtatagactaaaatgacatttaactcttaaatATAAATTGGTTAGTAAACGTGGATAAAATTAATTTCCAAAGATATTGATGAACCCTAGCTCTCAACTTGATTCACTATGTGATTTTGACTTTAATTTTGTACCTGTTGGACACTTGGACCTATTAAATATGATGTGGGTCAACTTCTGACTTCTTATGCAGTGTAGTAAATGGTAGTATGGTACATATAGTCATGtttagactagaaggtatgggggccggcttggcccggcgccggacccccacaccggCCCCCTGGATCGGCTCGCGACTCAAACGGCCACCCATAGCCGGGTGCGCCGCTCCTCCATTCAAATAATATAGCCGTTGAACGGCtagaaatatttaaaaaaaaaaaaaaaaatcattttattcTATAAAATCACCCACTTTCACTATTATTTCCCCACTTTCAACCCAAAACCCTCTCACTTTTATACCAATTTCTcccacttttataaaaaaaaatatcttttcaCTCACAATGGCTTCTAATCCTTGGTGGCCCTCGTCTTCGGATGACGAAGAGGAGATGTTTTTCGCAAACGCTGTACTACGGGCGGGACAGATTTTAatcgaagaggaagaggaagaggaagaggaaatggAAGAAATTGGTGAAAATGTTATTACCACACGAATACGCATTAACAGAGACCGCCAAggtttttattacaaaatttcattgttcttatttttttttaactcgTACTTATATATTTTATACGACAGGAGCGCACGACAAATTGGTGAACGATTATTTTTCGGATGAGCCACTTTACAACGCCGACATTTTTAGACGCAGGTTCCGAATGAGTCGCCGCTTATTCACAAGGATTGCCAATGATTTGGCGGGGCTAGACCCGTTTTTCACACAACGTCCTGATGCTCGTAATTATCAAGGGTTTACAACGTTACAAAAGTGTACTGCGGCCATTCGACAACTGGCGTACGGGACAGTGGCCGACGCTTTGGACGAGTATTTACAGATGTCGGCAAGAACTACGCGGGAATGTTTGTATCGGTTTTGCCATAATGTGGTGAAACTGTATAGCAAAAAATATTTGCGGAAACCAAACGCGTATGATGTTCAACAGTTGTACCAAGCTCATGAAGCAAGGCACGGGTTTCCGGGAATGCTTGGTAGCATTGATTGTATGCATTGGCAGTGGCATAGTTGCCCGACTGCGTGGCGCGGCCAATATACGCGAGGTGATCACGGATATCCAACCGTGATACTTGAAGCTGTGGCATCACAAGATTTGTGGATATGGCATTCTTTCTTTGGTCTCCCTGGTTCACTCAACGACCTCAACGTGTTATACCAATCGGCCATTTTTACCGATGTCGTTAATGGAACGGGACCGGACACACGTTTTACAGTTTCTGGGGTAGAGTACAGACGTGGGTATTATCTTGCTGACGGGATATATCCGTCTTGGTCTACAATTGTGAAGACTATTCCATATCCCGAGGACGAAAAACGGAAAAAATTTGCGAAGCGTCAAGAAGCGGCAAGAAAAGACATCGAACGTGCTTTTGGTGTCTTACAAAAAAAATGGGCCATCCTTGCACAACCGGCACGTGCGTTCACCCCAAAAAGGCTGCGTCTTTGTATGTACGCTTGCATTTTGCTCCATAACATGATTATTGAAGACGAGGGTCGGGCGATTTGTGAGTTTGATGAGAATGCACCTTGGGGGAACACTGTCCCGGTTGATCCCCCACaacaggatttaaactcgttcTCGCTAACAAACGACTTCACGCATGCAAACCTTCAACAAGATCTGGTAGAACATATTTGGAACAACGTTAACATGGTGGACGATGACGGAGCCGAAGGTGAAGACGAAGACGAGTAGtgtgtttgttttaaattttagaCTTCGTaggctttttttattttttagtttcggttttttttttttttaggaaatgtaattttttttatttttatgttatgaaatgaaattattttatgttgttttatattgtgttttttaaattttataaagatTTTATTACCTTGggttataaaattaaaacaaaagaaattataaaataatgaggtggggccccatcctccatcccccTCCATCCTTCATTTGGCTCATCCCCCACGAGCCGcatacgtggcgcctacgtggaggctcatccccgtggggatgagccaaaccatacccactagtcttatAGGTTACAAGTCCAACCAAATGAGTAATGGCAAATACGGATATGAAAATTTTAGACGAACTTTAATTAAAACCATATTTATCCCTCtcttataaatttacataaaggACAAGAAGCTGTGTCGCTGCCATTTTCTGAATAACATTATTATGTATGACCCTTTGAACTCaactaagtaggtccacagcctctggcgTCAGAAAAACAAAAATATCAAAAGTAAATACAATAGGGATTTTTACgtatttccccctcctaagctGCCTTATTACGTATTTacccaaaccaaaaaaacaattacatatttccccttttttTGAGTAATTACCTTCCTACCCCCAAATTAAAAAACGTGTATATCCCATTCGTGTATACTGAACGCATCCAAACCCTACACCCAGAGACGTTTCTTCTCCCCCCCACAAGTCGACGTTCATCTTCCTCAGGTTTGTTCAAAATCCTTCATCTTCTTCGTCGATTACATGTGTGTTTACTGGTTTGATCGATTACTCAAGAGTTTATCTTCATCGATTATTTGtgttcatcttcttcatcgaTTTCTGATATTACTGGTTATGATGTCTGATATTACTGGTTCATCTTCATCGATTTCTGATATTACTGGTTATGATGTCTGATATTACTGGTTCATCTGTTCATCGATGAACTGTTTATGATGTCTGATATTATTCAGTTTATGCTGTCTGATATTACTGGTTACATGTCTGATATTCAGTTTATGATGTCTGATATTACTGGTTATGATGTCTGATATTAATGTTCATCTTCTTTATCGATTACCTTCTTCATCTGTTCATCTTCACAAGTGTGTTTTTTCTTCATCGATTTTATTCAGTTTATGATGTCTGATATTACTGGTTCGATGCTTGATAGTTCACTGTTAATGGTGGTGTTTATGTCTGAATCAGGTGCTTTGTATGGAAGATGATATGGATGATATGGAAAATAATTCATTTACACCAACTTGGGAGAATGGCGCAGAATCGCCAATATTGCTTGAGCATGTTGTTGGCCAAGGATCGACTAAGTACAAGATAAAATTAAAATATGGAGGTTACTTTCGGTTAGCTAAGAACTCATACAAAAAACGTTATTGTTTTGGCTTTCAAAAATGTCTTAACATTGACACTTGCATATACGACTTTGATGATTTGAATGAAGAGGTTGCCACTCATTATCCTCCGGATCCGGAGCTATCCTTTTCAGTTTTTTATATCGACAAATACGCTACTAAGCAAAAATTTGTGAAGGTTGATTCTCATGAGAACTTTAAATTCATGCTTAGTATGTACGAAGTTGATAAAGAATTAACCATTTATGTGACAATGAATAATAATGTCGAGACAAGCTCGGTGCAAGAAAGGTAAATATTGGTTTAGATACATTTTAAATATGTTTAGAtacattttaaatatgtttttttatagGGAATCGGATGATGCtcatgatgaagaagatgaggagGATGAATCAGTGACTTTTAGTACAGATGATGAAGTTGGGCATGCAAGTTCCGAACCGGTAACTGTTAGCAGCAAGAATGGAACTATCAAAGTTAACTCCACGTATGAAAATGTTGTAGAGTTTAGACGAGCGTTGTCCCATTATGCAATCATGAATGAATTTGCATACTTTACCGAGAAAAGTGAACCTACACGGGTCACAGCAAGGTGTAGTGACTTGCAATGCAAATGGAGGATACATGCTTCTGTTATGCAAGACGGAATTTCATTTGAGGTAAGTGTATTGATGTAACTAATTTTAAAATTAGAATCtaataatatttttaataaaatgtatgtTTTATTAAAATTCTGTAGGTTAAGAAATTGGTCGAACCACATTCTTGTACTAGAAGCAACAAAGGTGCTAATAAGGTGGCAACACAAGGATGGGTTGCAAGTGTGCTTAGACATAAGTTGAAATGCGATGGGGATGTCTCAATTAAAGAACTCCACAAGTGGGTTAAGATAAATTTCAATGTTGATCTACCCTACATGAAAATCTTTCGAGGTAAAGAACAAGCTTATAGTGATTTGTACGGGAATTGGGAAGACTCATTCATAAAGACGAATGCTTTTAAAGAGGAACTATTAAGGCGAAACCCGGGAAGCGTTGTCGAAGTTGACATTGAGATTAAAGGTAATAAGAAACTATTTTTACGCTTTTTTGTTTCACTACTAGCTTGTTGGAAGGGGTTTCTTGTTGGTTGTCGTCCCTATATTTCTCTAGATGCATGCCATCTAAAAGGCAAGTTTAATGGGGTACTAGTCGCTGCTAATAGTGTTGATGGTAACAATTCTATTTTTCCGGTGGCTTATGGTGTACTTGAATCTGAAAACAAGAACTCATGGATATGGTTTCTTGAGTTACTTAAGAAAGCAATCGGTACGCCTAATGGACTAGTTATATCATCAGATATGCAAAAGGGTCTAGACATTGCAATTACACAAGTTTACCCTAATGTTGAGCATAGAGAGTGCATTAGGCACTTATTTAGTAATTTCAAGAAGCGTTTTCGTGGTGATTTATTCACAAGAAATTTATGGCGAGCTGCAAAGACGTGAAAGTAATTAGTCAAAGATGAGCGGTTGATTTCGAATTTTATGTTTTTGGTATCGTATTTATGTTTTTTGACCGGAAATTATTATGAACGGAATTTATGTTTTGATTATTATGAACGGAAATTATTATGAACATAAATTATGTTTTGtactttttggttttatttttttatcattgTAAATAGGGGCGAAGAACTATAGAAGAATTGGGGTGATAATACATaaattgggtaaatatgtaattgattttacatattagagtggggaaatatgtaaatattgATTTActagttcattaagggtaaaatagtcataaaTAAGGGTCATTTTaatgaaaaggggaaatatgtaatatatatcagttaggaaggggaaatatgtaattgattttttgGTTTGGGTAAATACGTAATAAGGCagcttaggagggggaaatatgtaaaaagcCCAATACAataaacacgtgctggttgtcaaggcacACTTTCTCGTGTTTGGTCACTTTGCCCGAAGCAGCCTTTAAAGCAACCTAACCCACCATGAAAACACTACCCCATATGCCCACAAGCGGGGAAACCCCTGTTACATCCGCACATACATGTTTTTctcctacccatccaaagaccaAAATGTCGGCTAGtcgaagggtagatctcccttccaatgGGTCagttaagaaattaacgggtgccCGTGTCTTTTTCTTAACAGAAATACCAACGCGTCTGAGTATGTCAAAAAAGacatccctaaccaaatcatgtcggTATTTGAACCCTGGGAGCTCTCTACAATGAAGTGCATACTCCccaaaagaatccaaacacgccttATGACAAACAGGACATTTCTCATCAACTGGAAATAAAGGAATCATGAGGCGATACTTAAGGATAGTACGGTACTTCACCGGCGACATATGCTGCCCTAACTCATCTATAGGTATGGCAAGAAGAAATTCTTGTGCATGTGGTGCTCGTAGACACTCAAAAATGGCTTTTGATCTAATGGTCAAGCAAACTGTACTTCATTGTCGTGGACAATTTCACGAAGATATGAACTAAAAAATTAGAGTAAATTGTAATTTATGTCCATGAGGAATGAGGACGACATCAACCTAAGTCCATATTTTTAAAAAATGGATACTGGCGTCCCTGGGGTTTGATTTTTGCTACACTGTGAGTCCCTCAAGCCAACTGTCATCAATATATCCCGTTATATGTGTGACGAAATATACTATACTAAGGGCAAAATCGTCCTTTCACCTAAAAAAATCCTAACCACCTCCAAAACCTTTTCTCTACCTATGTTATCCACGACAACAAAATCCACCTTC comes from the Helianthus annuus cultivar XRQ/B chromosome 4, HanXRQr2.0-SUNRISE, whole genome shotgun sequence genome and includes:
- the LOC110893253 gene encoding putative nuclease HARBI1, giving the protein MASNPWWPSSSDDEEEMFFANAVLRAGQILIEEEEEEEEEMEEIGENVITTRIRINRDRQGAHDKLVNDYFSDEPLYNADIFRRRFRMSRRLFTRIANDLAGLDPFFTQRPDARNYQGFTTLQKCTAAIRQLAYGTVADALDEYLQMSARTTRECLYRFCHNVVKLYSKKYLRKPNAYDVQQLYQAHEARHGFPGMLGSIDCMHWQWHSCPTAWRGQYTRGDHGYPTVILEAVASQDLWIWHSFFGLPGSLNDLNVLYQSAIFTDVVNGTGPDTRFTVSGVEYRRGYYLADGIYPSWSTIVKTIPYPEDEKRKKFAKRQEAARKDIERAFGVLQKKWAILAQPARAFTPKRLRLCMYACILLHNMIIEDEGRAICEFDENAPWGNTVPVDPPQQDLNSFSLTNDFTHANLQQDLVEHIWNNVNMVDDDGAEGEDEDE
- the LOC110893254 gene encoding uncharacterized protein LOC110893254: MNEFAYFTEKSEPTRVTARCSDLQCKWRIHASVMQDGISFEVKKLVEPHSCTRSNKGANKVATQGWVASVLRHKLKCDGDVSIKELHKWVKINFNVDLPYMKIFRGKEQAYSDLYGNWEDSFIKTNAFKEELLRRNPGSVVEVDIEIKGNKKLFLRFFVSLLACWKGFLVGCRPYISLDACHLKGKFNGVLVAANSVDGNNSIFPVAYGVLESENKNSWIWFLELLKKAIGTPNGLVISSDMQKGLDIAITQVYPNVEHRECIRHLFSNFKKRFRGDLFTRNLWRAAKT